The Dyadobacter sandarakinus DNA window ATTTGTCCTGTGTTCCGATATACGCCGCTGAATTTCGCTTTGGATTGATCCGCAAAAAATAAATGCTGAAAACCCCCAATCAGACCCTGAGAGATGGTTTATTTTTTTCAGGGTAAAGGATCTCCCGGTGTCTTTTTACGGGGATCAAATACAGCTACCCCTACCCGGGAGTCTGCACAGCCATAGTAGAGCAGCCATTTTTCTTTGAAATAAACCATTCCTTCAATAAAGACAGTGCCTGCCGCATACTGTCCGCTCTTTTCAAAACTTTCCATCGGCCTGAAAAAAGGAACGTCCATGCGGGCGAGTAGTTTGGTAGGGTCATTTTTGTCAAACAATACCTGCCCCGCACAGTAGCTGTTGGGTGTAAACCGCTTATCGCCATCCTCGCCTTTGTCGTTCTTGCCATTGTACATCAGCACAATCCCTTTGTCGGTCAGGATCGCAGGCGGGCCGCACTCGGTAAGGTTACTGTCAAAAAAACCTTTACGGGGCGAAATGAGGTTGATCAGCTCTCCTTTGGCATCCACTACCGGCTCCCAGTTGGTCAGGTCCGTGGAGGTTGCCACATTTACATGGTTTTCACCAAAGTACAGCCAGTACTTGCCATTGATCCGGGCAAGTACCTGTTTTCCATTGACAAGCTTCGTCACCATTGACCCCGATTTGGTCCAGATCTGGTTGAATTTTCCATTGTAAGCCTTTTTAAAAGCCGGGCCTGTTTTCTCCCAATGCACCAGATCGCGGGAAGTTGCCACACCAAGACGTGCCTTATCCTGGTTCCACTGGGTGTAGATGATGACATAAAGCCCATCCTCCGTCACGGCAAGGCGCGGGTCCTCGCAGCCACCGGGCCATTCATTGCTTTTCTGGCTATCATCAGCCGGGTACAGCACCGGCTCTTTCCGCCTTTTGAAATGAAATCCGTCCTCACTTTCAGCATAGCCTAGGCGCGAGGTACGCTTGCCGATTGCCTTGCCGGCTTTATCCTCGGCGCGGTACAGTACAACGACCTTTCCATCCTTGATGGTCGCAGCGGGGTTGAAGGTATCATTAGATTCCCAGTCGACCTGCTTCTGGTTCATCGGGCAAAAAAAAGTAGATGTACTGTCGGGTGAGATCACCGGATTGAGCCCCGCAGGCCTCACAAATCCGCCGAATGCCCAGTCCGGGAGCTTGTTGACAGTTTGGGCAGCCGCCATGCGGGAGAGCATTACAGTGAAGAAGGCCAGCAGCAATATCTGTTTTTTCATAAATTTTCTGAGATGTTTTAAAACCCAAATATAGGATTTTGTCACTGGTATGGCATATCTGTATCATTTACAGGAATACGGTGGTACCAAAAAGCCCAACCTGCATGCAGGTCGGGCTTTTTAATCCAGTGTCTCTACTTCTTACTTGTTTGCTACCAGGTTCACATCCAGCGTAAAGTCATTGTCAATAGCCTTATCTCCCAGGTTTTCAAAAAAGTTGGTAGACCGGAACTTAATATCATACTTGGTGCGGTCGACCGTAACTTTTGCATTAGCCACCACTTTCTTGGCATCAGCCTTCACCGTAGCGGGAAACTTAACTTCCTCGGTAATGCCTTTGATCGTCAGTTTACCCGTCACATCGTAAGCATTGGCACCTTTGGGTGTCACAGAAGTGATCACGAGCTTAGCCTGCGGGTGCTTTTCAACGGAAAAGAAATCATCACTTTTCAGGTGACCGGTCAGTTTTCCATTCATTTCCTTGTCGGTAAGATCGGTAACTACCAGTGATTTCACATCCACTACAAAGTTTCCTCCTTTCAGCTTGTCATTGTCCACGATCAGCGAACCGCTTTCCAGGGGTACGGTACCGGCATGCGTGCCTGTCACCTTTT harbors:
- a CDS encoding glycoside hydrolase family 130 protein, giving the protein MKKQILLLAFFTVMLSRMAAAQTVNKLPDWAFGGFVRPAGLNPVISPDSTSTFFCPMNQKQVDWESNDTFNPAATIKDGKVVVLYRAEDKAGKAIGKRTSRLGYAESEDGFHFKRRKEPVLYPADDSQKSNEWPGGCEDPRLAVTEDGLYVIIYTQWNQDKARLGVATSRDLVHWEKTGPAFKKAYNGKFNQIWTKSGSMVTKLVNGKQVLARINGKYWLYFGENHVNVATSTDLTNWEPVVDAKGELINLISPRKGFFDSNLTECGPPAILTDKGIVLMYNGKNDKGEDGDKRFTPNSYCAGQVLFDKNDPTKLLARMDVPFFRPMESFEKSGQYAAGTVFIEGMVYFKEKWLLYYGCADSRVGVAVFDPRKKTPGDPLP
- a CDS encoding YceI family protein, coding for MKKMFVYSVAALFFNVAAIAGPGKAAADKTLPVDTKSSTVTWGAKKVTGTHAGTVPLESGSLIVDNDKLKGGNFVVDVKSLVVTDLTDKEMNGKLTGHLKSDDFFSVEKHPQAKLVITSVTPKGANAYDVTGKLTIKGITEEVKFPATVKADAKKVVANAKVTVDRTKYDIKFRSTNFFENLGDKAIDNDFTLDVNLVANK